One region of Wyeomyia smithii strain HCP4-BCI-WySm-NY-G18 chromosome 3, ASM2978416v1, whole genome shotgun sequence genomic DNA includes:
- the LOC129728702 gene encoding uncharacterized protein LOC129728702 → MFSDNGTNFVGAERQLVELKELLRSQILERKLEEFCQPRGISWKFNTPKAPHQGGLWEAGVKSMKSHLYKVMNESYFTYEEMTTLLVQIEAILNSRLMVQQSDDPMDYEALSPGHFLIGRELTAIAEPIYDIPKENTLSRYQLVQKTEAVVLEKNKNRNATSGTKPQRCSVKDSW, encoded by the coding sequence ATGTTTTCCGATAACGGAACAAACTTTGTTGGAGCTGAGCGTCAATTGGTCGAATTGAAGGAGTTACTTAGATCACAGATATTGGAAAGAAAACTCGAGGAATTCTGTCAGCCTCGTGGAATCTCTTGGAAGTTTAACACTCCGAAGGCTCCACACCAAGGTGGGCTCTGGGAAGCTGGGGTGAAAAGTATGAAGAGCCACCTGTACAAAGTGATGAATGAATCATATTTCACATACGAAGAGATGACAACGTTATTGGTTCAGATAGAGGCCATTCTGAATTCAAGGCTCATGGTACAACAAAGCGACGACCCGATGGATTATGAAGCGTTGTCACCAGGTCATTTCTTGATTGGCCGTGAATTGACAGCAATCGCTGAGCCAATCTACGATATTCCCAAGGAAAACACACTATCACGGTATCAATTAGTTCAAAAAACGGAAGCAGTCGTTCTAGAAAAGAACAAGAACAGAAACGCAACAAGTGGAACAAAACCCCAACGTTGCTCCGTGAAGGACTCTTGGTGA
- the LOC129728701 gene encoding uncharacterized protein LOC129728701, which yields MYCNFIQEYIDLGYAKILKTDEIGIDGAYYMPHYGVFKPDSSSTKLRVVFNASAKTTTNLSLNDVLMDAPIVQSPLFDIIVRWRMPKYAFTADTRQMYKQVLMHPAHTKYLRCLFRDDRTQPIMDLELLRVTYGVGPAGFLATRSLIQLAKDEQNDFPKACEVVLKSFYVDDVLTGADTLEEAQKLRKDLLLLLGRGGFKLHKWCANEAAILEGVPLEDREKQMCFEKGGVIKTLGVLWDPANDVFMYRVKPMNDCSLPQTKRHVLSEIARLFDPLGVLGPTIVLAEIIMQMLWLKKIDWDESIPIIPRRVTVNNTAVYEIHGFSDASRSAYGCCVYLRCITEDGIIEVKLLCGKSRVAPLKELNREEKEGAPLEALTMPRLEQRAAALLADQVKKVREILGSNISRVILRSDSTIVLSWIKSSKPNLPVFVRNRIAEIRKLSCDAEWLHVGTKENPADLVSRGVLPIELMKSDLWWNGPKFLRASITEETLQGKTKSLSEEVITVTAITVPEAELYKNVLRGEPVNGKIRNLNPIYDPIKRLLRVGGRLKNAILPLDQKHPLILPEKNRFTDSIIEAIRREELHVGPNGLLAKI from the exons atgtattgcaaCTTTATACAAGAGTATATTGATCTCGGTTatgcaaaaatattaaaaactgaTGAGATAGGAATTGATGGTGCGTATTACATGCCACACTATGGCGTCTTTAAGCCTGATAGTTCGTCAACGAAATTGAGAGTGGTCTTCAACGCGTCCGCTAAAACAACGACGAACTTATCGCTGAACGATGTTCTAATGGATGCTCCTATCGTCCAGAGTCCATTATTCGACATCATTGTACGTTGGAGAATGCCAAAGTATGCATTCACTGCGGATACCAGGCAGATGTACAAACAGGTTTTGATGCACCCTGCTCATACGAAATACTTGAGATGCCTGTTTCGGGATGACAGAACGCAACCCATAATGGATCTGGAGTTGCTCCGAGTGACGTATGGCGTTGGCCCTGCTGGATTCCTGGCCACACGATCGTTGATACAACTAGCTAAAGATGAACAGAACGATTTCCCGAAAGCCTGCGAAGTGGTTTTGAAGTCGTTTTATGTCGATGATGTGCTAACCGGAGCTGATACGCTAGAAGAGGCGCAGAAGCTTCGTAAGGATTTACTACTGCTACTAGGAAGAGGTGGTTTCAAGCTGCACAAATGGTGCGCGAACGAAGCAGCCATCCTGGAAGGAGTGCCATTGGAGGATCGAGAGAAGCAAATGTGTTTCGAAAAAGGTGGTGTGATAAAAACTCTCGGGGTGCTGTGGGACCCAGCGAATGATGTCTTTATGTATCGAGTGAAACCTATGAATGACTGTTCGTTACCTCAAACCAAGAGGCACGTGCTCTCCGAAATTGCCAGACTCTTTGACCCTCTCGGTGTGTTGGGTCCGACAATAGTGTTGGCTGAAATAATAATGCAGATGTTATGGTTGAAGAAAATCGATTGGGACGAGTCGATTCCTATT ATACCTCGTCGTGTCACCGTTAATAATACTGCGGTTTACGAGATACACGGATTCTCGGATGCGTCTCGTTCCGCTTACGGTTGCTGTGTGTACTTGCGTTGCATTACCGAAGATGGCATCATTGAAGTGAAGTTACTGTGTGGCAAGTCACGAGTCGCACCATTGAAGGAGTTGAACCGTGAGGAGAAAGAGGGAGCGCCGCTGGAAGCGTTAACCATGCCAAGATTAGAGCAACGTGCAGCAGCGCTGTTAGCAGACCAAGTAAAAAAAGTGCGCGAAATCCTAGGTTCTAACATTTCCCGTGTCATACTGAGGTCCGACTCGACTATTGTGTTGAGTTGGATTAAAAGTTCGAAACCGAACCTACCGGTGTTTGTCCGTAATCGAATCGCGGAAATTCGTAAACTGAGTTGTGATGCCGAATGGCTACACGTAGGAACGAAAGAGAATCCGGCAGACTTAGTGTCCAGAGGGGTGCTCCCCATTGAACTGATGAAAAGTGACTTGTGGTGGAACGGACCAAAGTTCCTTCGTGCGAGTATAACTGAAGAAACTTTACAAGGAAAGACCAAAAGCTTGAGTGAGGAAGTGATTACAGTGACAGCGATAACTGTGCCCGAAGCTGAGTTGTATAAG AACGTTTTGAGAGGTGAGCCAGTGAACGGTAAAATACGAAATTTGAACCCTATCTATGATCCGATTAAACGGTTGCTACGAGTAGGCGGTCGACTCAAGAATGCTATACTACCGTTGGACCAGAAGCATCCGCTAATACTACCGGAGAAAAACAGGTTCACTGATTCTATTATTGAGGCTATTCGCCGCGAAGAGCTGCACGTTGGTCCGAATGGTTTATTGGCCAAAATTTGA
- the LOC129728700 gene encoding uncharacterized protein LOC129728700, producing the protein MVVQAHNTQLLSLKQMTKGSHAELTSLLDVVEKRLESLEFHSLKMQDNLSEALIVNLVISKLDIDTRKAWEATVEHGKLPKYKQTMDFLRQHGYMLERCEQSFGKLKNIPPNPRVAGIISKAHAVSIQQKPNCVVCNSDHLIEMCDTFKGLNINNGYMKAKQMGLCFACLKRGHRTANCNTDSSKLCSCKKKHHPLMHYDEKKESTETATGSVETKGVAGGSDSSSLEQIVAKCEASVVPNHSVEQVLLATAVVDIFDSRGVAHKCRAMLDSGAMASFVSERICDLLGLHKESVNVPVIGVNGAKTTVRFKINAVVKSRTTECSFSLDCLVVPRVTGALPSMKLDTSSWPIPETVRLADPQFFQASRVDLLIGAERCHEVLQDKKIVMSKDLPLLQRKNYWDGWLPDQYIIIRVL; encoded by the coding sequence atGGTTGTTCAGGCTCACAATACACAGTTGCTGTCGCTAAAGCAGATGACGAAGGGTTCCCATGCAGAATTGACCAGTTTACTTGATGTAGTCGAAAAGCGATTGGAATCACTCGAGTTCCATAGCTTGAAAATGCAGGACAACTTGTCGGAGGCTCTGATTGTCAATTTGGTCATTTCCAAGTTGGATATTGACACTAGAAAGGCTTGGGAGGCCACCGTAGAACACGGTAAGTTACCGAAGTATAAGCAAACCATGGATTTTCTCCGACAGCATGGTTATATGCTTGAACGGTGTGAGCAATCgtttggaaaattaaaaaatattccgCCAAATCCTCGAGTTGCTGGTATTATAAGTAAGGCGCACGCAGTAAGTATTCAGCAGAAACCCAATTGTGTGGTGTGCAACTCCGATCATCTAATTGAGATGTGTGACACGTTCAAAGGGCTTAATATAAATAATGGATACATGAAAGCGAAACAAATGGGATTATGTTTCGCTTGTCTGAAACGAGGACATCGCACTGCAAACTGTAACACCGATAGCAGCAAACTATGTTCGTGCAAAAAGAAGCATCACCCGCTCATGCACTACGATGAGAAGAAGGAGTCTACTGAAACGGCAACGGGCAGTGTTGAGACGAAAGGAGTTGCTGGAGGCTCCGATTCATCCAGTTTAGAGCAGATCGTAGCCAAATGCGAGGCTTCTGTTGTTCCGAACCACTCGGTGGAGCAGGTGCTTCTGGCGACGGCGGTAGTCGATATTTTCGACAGCAGAGGTGTTGCACATAAATGCCGTGCAATGCTTGATTCTGGTGCAATGGCGAGTTTTGTATCAGAAAGAATCTGTGACTTGCTGGGTTTGCACAAAGAGAGCGTGAACGTTCCGGTTATTGGCGTAAACGGAGCTAAAACTACAGTAAGGTTTAAAATCAACGCTGTAGTGAAGTCTAGAACGACGGAGTGCAGCTTTTCCCTGGATTGTTTAGTGGTGCCTCGAGTTACGGGAGCATTGCCATCGATGAAACTGGACACATCTAGCTGGCCAATTCCGGAGACTGTGAGGCTGGCTGACCCGCAGTTCTTTCAAGCGAGTCGCGTTGATTTGTTAATCGGTGCCGAAAGATGTCACGAGGTGCTTCAGGATAAAAAGATTGTCATGTCAAAGGATCTCCCCTTACTGCAAAGAAAAAATTACTGGGATGGTTGGTTGCCGGACCAGTATATAATTATCCGAGTGTTGTGA